Sequence from the Esox lucius isolate fEsoLuc1 chromosome 6, fEsoLuc1.pri, whole genome shotgun sequence genome:
CTGCTCAATGGCAGTTTGTGTGGAAAAAAGAGCAAGCGCACCAATGGAGGACAGGTAAAGAGAAATGCAGTGGTTGCTACGCCAAACTCTTCTACACAACTAGATACAAGTAATTAATTATCAACTCTTAACTGTCTTTCTTGGATGGCTTAGTCTACAGAGAAACTATTTGCTTCACTTCCAATTTCCTGCACTTCCCGGCCTAATCTGTGATACTGTGATTGATTTTGTGTTCTCGCAGAGACAACCCTGACATGTCATTCACCTGATGCAGATCATTCCATGTCAGGCACTGCTGAGTCTGCTCAACTATACACGCAAAAGGGATTCAATTGTCTGTTTCACTTTCAAAGGAGTGTTTTTGAGCTCCTTTAAAATGCTTTACATCTGCCTGAGTTCTCTTGTCATTTATCGTCCACTAGCATTCATCATTTAGCAGTGTCCCCACCACTACCATCCACAACCCATCATTCTATCTAATGTAATAAGACTATTTCTTAATTGTAATTGACTATTCCTGTTGCTATGGTGTTTTCCACCTCTACAGGACAGTAACATGCAGGAGAAGATCGATTTTGAGATCCGTATGCGGGATGGGGCATACAGACTCCTGTTGGCCGGCACCAAGAAAGAGCAGATCCTAAACGCCTCTAAAAATCTCCTGACCTGCAATACTCGGATTAAGGCCTACATGACAGAGCTGCACGAGGAGGATCACCATGATAAGAGAATAGTATCTCATAGGGGGTAAATATATCAGATCTAATGTTGTCTGcttatgtgtgtttatttgtatatcATCATCTCCCATAAGTCAGAATCacaataataatgtgtttttgtgtgcaataGGCTGTCAGATCCAGTTTCAAATGATCGTGTGGCCTGTAAAGGAAAAGTGGCCTTGTCTGGTAAGATCCATATTTATTTGTCAGATAAAGGACCAATGAATATCCTgtgtcatacatttttctttttacttttcatATCTTTCATATGTCAAGATCATCAGATATTTGAACAAAGCAATGTGCTTTATCATTGTTGGGGAATATGTTGGCATTCTTTAATCTACTCGCTGGTTTGTCTTTTCCCTTTCTGTAGGGCTGCGAATACCCTTGATGTGGAAAGATTCAGACTATTTTAATAACAAAGGCAGTGAGTAGATTTAGCTTATGTCATTTAGTATTTTCTGTGAATGTTTATGTAACAAACTAAACGGATGCTTTGGAAATGCGTTACACTTAATCCAGATGGAACCTAGCTAAACTAAAGCAAGTATAAACCATATCCTAGCCAATATTCAAAACATGAGTCAGAATTGTTCTGGATACATTGTAGTGTTATTTCTGGTTTTAGGCTCACGGCGGGTTGCCGTCTTCTGCCTGATGAGAATTGGATCTGAAGTTTTTGACACTGAGATGGTGGTTGTGGACAGATCAATGACTGATATTTGTTTTGAGGGTATAACAATTTTGTAAGTATTGACAAAATATAGACTCATCAATATTGTTAAAATGTGATACCTTTGTTCTAAGATTAAATTAACTGATATTCTCCTCAGTGTCTTCTGCTCTGACATTTTACCTCCATTTTCATAGTAATAAGGTTAGCCCTGAATTTGAGATGAAACTGGAGCTCTATAGTTGTGCCATAGAGGAGGAGACCACCCTGGTCAACACCCCAAAGAAACTGGCGAAGAAGTTCTACAGCTCTATTGGCAGAGTGTCTAGAAGGAAACTTGACCCCCTGCTTGAGACTGGAGACCCAGATGCTTTCCTTCTGTCCAACCCAATACCCCTGTATGTAAGCTATACTGAGTTTTCCCAGTTCAGGTCTCAGTCAGACAGTTTTGGGTGCTACTCATGTAATTGTTGTAGCCCAGCTTTTGGTACAAGTTATAAATGATTGGGTACTTCTTGCCTTTACTCAAGTGAGTCATCTGATTAGTCTTGTATGTTAAATTGCTTTGGATATCTACATTTGGCCTTCCTAGTGGGGCAAGGTACAGCCTCCTGGCATACACTTCTCTGGGGTTGGCCTGGGCTGATGGGGGCTTCCAGTCCCATTCTCTCATTGTCATCCAGGATGGTAAGACCAACATTTCATTGTCCATTCGTATATACTGCTTTCTGTTTAAAGATTTCTTTTAGTCAAAAAGCATTTTCTAACTAACATGCTTTTTTGGGACTGTGGTCTCTTTTCCTGTTAGCTGAGTCATCGTCCTGGTTGCCTCTCTATGGCAACTTGTGCTGTCGTCTGGTTGCCCAGCCTGCTTGTATGACCCAGGACATGATGAGTGGCTATCTGAGTCACCAGGTGAGCTTACTGtcattaatcaatcacatttccCCCCATTAATCAATGGGTAAAAACTCCATAGTAAAGGTCAAAACTCAGGAGGGACCCTAGAGAGTAGCCAGTCtcaggggtggccagtcctcttctggctgtgccaggtgaagctAATAAGAGTACATGAATTTTTGggccatgtcaatgtttttgaatGCTCAAATGTCCTGGTAAATTAATGCAGGTGGGCTGTGTTGTCAACCCTTCAACTGGTCCCTGATCAGCCATGGTAAGACAATAGCTTATCTACCAGTCAAGTCCAGAAAAGCAGAGTTAAAGGTCTGGTGAACTTGGCTGAATTATAACCCAATTCTCTGCCTTCATGTTTATTTCTGCCAGTGCTATGGGCATGCATTTATTCCTCATTAACATGAATAACACTTCGATGTCACACATGTAATTACATGGCAACTGTCAACAACTTGGGTCAATTTGGCTAATAATGGCTGAACCATATGTACATCTCAGGAAAGGATTCGTCGCTGTAACACATTTTGCATATTTGCCATGGTTCTCTGTAAATGTCATCCATTTCTGCCTGATTCCTGTTTTCTTGGGGGGAAATTGAATGAAGATGGATTGCCATAGGGTCTATGCCAAAGGTGACAACATCGGTGTTGTGTAATGGATGTCAAATTTATTTACGATGTTACACAAGATGATTTGCATTGTGagcaaaatgttgtcattggtgAACGACACCACTCTATATATACAGGTACCTGTTCTCGATCCCGTCTACAAAAATCACAGAAATTGATTGTTGGATAGAGCAGAACATGTACAGGATCTTCAAATATTATTCAGTCTCAACATAATATAATTTGTGCAAGAAAACTATACAAATGTCTTACAATAGCTCACTTCATAATACAAAAAATCTCTGTGTATTGTCTTTTACAGGACAATGTGGAAGGCCTGTTCCGGTGCTGTAGTCTGTACTGTGTGCTTAAGGCTGGAAATCTGTCCTGCTACTACAGCCCTGAAGAAATCACTGCCAAGGTGGAGCCCAGCCTTGTCATACTCATCAACAAGGTAGACGTTgccataaaaaaaactgtacaaacTCTTGGGCTGGCAGGGCATCCTAGTGGTTAGAATGTCAGATTAGTGACCCAACGTTTTCTAGATCAAATCCCGGCGCCGCCAAGgtgaaaaatgtcaaaatgtcccAGAGAAAGGCAGTTTCCCATAAATTCCTCCTGGTTGTTGATGAAAATAAGAACGTATTCTTAGTCATACTTACCGGGTAAAACAACAAGGAAACGAATACTGGATTCAGGGTGAAGGAATTGCAGTAAATATCTCAGATTTCCTCCGCTGTTACCCTATCCAGGACACTAGGATCCGTGTGCAGGATAAAGACACTAAGAAGAGGTCCAACAGTCTGACGATAATCAACCCGGTGCGGGGGGTGGCTCTGACCAACGTCTTCACCGCTGACAGTAGAGAGGAGCTTGAGGACTGGACCGAGGCTTTCTGGCAGCACTTCTACGACCAGAGTGAGTGTTTTGCCCCCCCTTCAAATGTGAATTATAAAACACGGTTTGGTGAAAGCCTATTCTTGGATTCAGACTATACATAATGAAATGATTTTTGTGACGTCAGTCCAGGTGCAGTTCAGGTCCTTTCCACTGGCTTTCCGATCACTAGAATGTGAGGCCGCTTCCCAATGCAATACCTCCATGCATT
This genomic interval carries:
- the rtkn2a gene encoding rhotekin-2 isoform X3, whose translation is MSSNDSNMQEKIDFEIRMRDGAYRLLLAGTKKEQILNASKNLLTCNTRIKAYMTELHEEDHHDKRIVSHRGLSDPVSNDRVACKGKVALSGLRIPLMWKDSDYFNNKGSSRRVAVFCLMRIGSEVFDTEMVVVDRSMTDICFEGITIFNKVSPEFEMKLELYSCAIEEETTLVNTPKKLAKKFYSSIGRVSRRKLDPLLETGDPDAFLLSNPIPLGARYSLLAYTSLGLAWADGGFQSHSLIVIQDAESSSWLPLYGNLCCRLVAQPACMTQDMMSGYLSHQDNVEGLFRCCSLYCVLKAGNLSCYYSPEEITAKVEPSLVILINKDTRIRVQDKDTKKRSNSLTIINPVRGVALTNVFTADSREELEDWTEAFWQHFYDQSQWQHCCSELMNIEVKSPKKHPLFLNKQANSVYNDLSIHSPGKFESITDIIHNKIVETGGHFLIGQEEVREPPNLSTLFDGSHRIVVQKRILSPDKESHCPTPTPSSNGYKKRCAPPPPADKQPYVLPPSRPPPPYQEKENIVTGARTMRGRPSLDAKFSAIFQQLQRNPGMSRKNAPLGQKEPFQQELEYPRTPDVPPRPTPVPAPRNKLRKSFGEKINPKAW
- the rtkn2a gene encoding rhotekin-2 isoform X4 gives rise to the protein MQEKIDFEIRMRDGAYRLLLAGTKKEQILNASKNLLTCNTRIKAYMTELHEEDHHDKRIVSHRGLSDPVSNDRVACKGKVALSGLRIPLMWKDSDYFNNKGSSRRVAVFCLMRIGSEVFDTEMVVVDRSMTDICFEGITIFNKVSPEFEMKLELYSCAIEEETTLVNTPKKLAKKFYSSIGRVSRRKLDPLLETGDPDAFLLSNPIPLGARYSLLAYTSLGLAWADGGFQSHSLIVIQDAESSSWLPLYGNLCCRLVAQPACMTQDMMSGYLSHQDNVEGLFRCCSLYCVLKAGNLSCYYSPEEITAKVEPSLVILINKDTRIRVQDKDTKKRSNSLTIINPVRGVALTNVFTADSREELEDWTEAFWQHFYDQSQWQHCCSELMNIEVKSPKKHPLFLNKQANSVYNDLSIHSPGKFESITDIIHNKIVETGGHFLIGQEEVREPPNLSTLFDGSHRIVVQKRILSPDKESHCPTPTPSSNGYKKRCAPPPPADKQPYVLPPSRPPPPYQEKENIVTGARTMRGRPSLDAKFSAIFQQLQRNPGMSRKNAPLGQKEPFQQELEYPRTPDVPPRPTPVPAPRNKLRKSFGEKINPKAW
- the rtkn2a gene encoding rhotekin-2 isoform X2; this encodes MPIILGHTTQDSNMQEKIDFEIRMRDGAYRLLLAGTKKEQILNASKNLLTCNTRIKAYMTELHEEDHHDKRIVSHRGLSDPVSNDRVACKGKVALSGLRIPLMWKDSDYFNNKGSSRRVAVFCLMRIGSEVFDTEMVVVDRSMTDICFEGITIFNKVSPEFEMKLELYSCAIEEETTLVNTPKKLAKKFYSSIGRVSRRKLDPLLETGDPDAFLLSNPIPLGARYSLLAYTSLGLAWADGGFQSHSLIVIQDAESSSWLPLYGNLCCRLVAQPACMTQDMMSGYLSHQDNVEGLFRCCSLYCVLKAGNLSCYYSPEEITAKVEPSLVILINKDTRIRVQDKDTKKRSNSLTIINPVRGVALTNVFTADSREELEDWTEAFWQHFYDQSQWQHCCSELMNIEVKSPKKHPLFLNKQANSVYNDLSIHSPGKFESITDIIHNKIVETGGHFLIGQEEVREPPNLSTLFDGSHRIVVQKRILSPDKESHCPTPTPSSNGYKKRCAPPPPADKQPYVLPPSRPPPPYQEKENIVTGARTMRGRPSLDAKFSAIFQQLQRNPGMSRKNAPLGQKEPFQQELEYPRTPDVPPRPTPVPAPRNKLRKSFGEKINPKAW
- the rtkn2a gene encoding rhotekin-2 isoform X1, coding for MANMEYPRDVQNFRRNTRASSTVSSCSSLAMEIKRKKIDTVFLHPEDSNMQEKIDFEIRMRDGAYRLLLAGTKKEQILNASKNLLTCNTRIKAYMTELHEEDHHDKRIVSHRGLSDPVSNDRVACKGKVALSGLRIPLMWKDSDYFNNKGSSRRVAVFCLMRIGSEVFDTEMVVVDRSMTDICFEGITIFNKVSPEFEMKLELYSCAIEEETTLVNTPKKLAKKFYSSIGRVSRRKLDPLLETGDPDAFLLSNPIPLGARYSLLAYTSLGLAWADGGFQSHSLIVIQDAESSSWLPLYGNLCCRLVAQPACMTQDMMSGYLSHQDNVEGLFRCCSLYCVLKAGNLSCYYSPEEITAKVEPSLVILINKDTRIRVQDKDTKKRSNSLTIINPVRGVALTNVFTADSREELEDWTEAFWQHFYDQSQWQHCCSELMNIEVKSPKKHPLFLNKQANSVYNDLSIHSPGKFESITDIIHNKIVETGGHFLIGQEEVREPPNLSTLFDGSHRIVVQKRILSPDKESHCPTPTPSSNGYKKRCAPPPPADKQPYVLPPSRPPPPYQEKENIVTGARTMRGRPSLDAKFSAIFQQLQRNPGMSRKNAPLGQKEPFQQELEYPRTPDVPPRPTPVPAPRNKLRKSFGEKINPKAW